A region of Asterias amurensis chromosome 22, ASM3211899v1 DNA encodes the following proteins:
- the LOC139953528 gene encoding FGFR1 oncogene partner 2 homolog, translating into MSLTIDQVLADAKRLVERLRDHDNAADSLIEQSSTLNKRIEAMKQYQEEVEEMNSVARHRPRSALILGIQQENRQIRELQRENRELRVALEEHQSALDLIMSSYREQICRMLMANRFDKDCLEKHAEQQEMSIATTAKIIEMAAVMKQAIFLEEKTSFDVEQKLTRLQVENRGLRELLEISRAVHTVHSPATQREDVKNTPSKDPAAKAVITDNKDAVSGPTDQPTPTRTELNLTPSSNTEKDSSKLESEAGEKTDGVKTSVEEDASKGRVAEGQGGGGLIDEEVESVLSAFDDMTAGLDMDDTESDA; encoded by the exons ATGAGTCTGACAATAGACCAAGTGTTAGCGGACGCTAAGCGACTGGTAGAGAGACTACGGGATCATGACAACGCGGCCGACTCACTGATTGAACAATCGTCCACTCTCAACAAACGGATTGAAGCCATGAAACAG TACCAGGAGGAAGTGGAAGAGATGAACAGCGTCGCTCGTCACCGTCCACGCTCCGCCCTCATCCTCGGTATCCAGCAGGAGAACCGACAAATCCGCGAGCTGCAGCGAGAGAACCGGGAGCTCCGCGTGGCGCTAGAGGAACACCAGTCGGCTCTTGACCTCATCATGAGTAGCTACCGAGAACAGATATGTCGGATGCTGATGGCGAATAGATTTGATAAAGACTGCTTGGAGAAGCATGCTGAGCAACAAGAA ATGTCAATCGCAACAACAGCTAAGATCATAGAGATGGCCGCCGTAATGAAGCAAGCGATTTTCCTGGAGGAAAAAACCTCCTTCGATGTTGAGCAGAAACTCACCAGACTTCAG GTTGAAAATCGAGGTCTTCGCGAGCTCCTTGAGATCAGCCGAGCCGTCCACACGGTCCACAGCCCTGCTACGCAGCGGGAAGACGTGAAGAACACTCCCTCCAAGGATCCCGCCGCCAAGGCTGTCATCACCGACAACAAAGATGCCGTCAGCGGCCCCACGGATCAACCGACCCCAACGAGGACCGAGCTTAATCTCACCCCCTCATCAAACACGGAGAAGGACTCGTCAAAATTGGAGAGTGAAGCCGGGGAGAAGACAGATGGCGTCAAGACGTCAGTGGAGGAGGACGCGAGTAAAGGGAGGGTCGCTGAGGGGCAGGGAGGCGGAGGTTTGATCGATGAAGAGGTGGAGAGTGTCCTAAGCGCTTTTGATGACATGACCGCTGGATTGGACATGGATGATACAGAGTCAGACGCTTAG